GCCCATCCTAGCCAGACACTCCGATTTGATTAAAAAAATCTCATTGGTCGCTATTCCACAAAACAGGCCATAATTACCACCATAACTCCCCCTGAACCAAAAAGTATTATCCGTGTTCTTTTTAAAAAAAGCCTGTTTTCTTAAATCATCCGGAGCATAAGAATTGTAAATTTCAGGAGTTACAATTGGCAGATTATTATAAATAATATTCGAGAAACTCATAAATCTGAAATATAAGGCCTCTGTATTATTTGCAGCTACAATCGGATAATTCCCTGTAAACTTTAAAGTGTTATAATCGAGTAAATTTTCATTTAAAGCCAAACAGGAATCTGCATACTGACCCGCATTTTCATAATCCCGCATGGACAGATAGGTTCTGGCTAATAATCCATAAGCAGCGGCTCTTGAAGGCCTGAATTTAGACAAAGGAACCAGGGGCAGTAAATGAATGGAACCTTTGATATCCTGAATAATCTGTTCGTAAGTCTGCCGGACACTTGACCTGACCGAAACTTCATTGAAATCTGTGTTCAGGCGTAAGGGTAAACCTAAATCAATGGACGCCGTTGTCTGATCATAAGCCAAGCTCCAGACAATTACAGCATCCAGATAGTTATTTCCCCTGCAGTAAAGTGCCTGCCCTTTTACATTGTCCCATTCTGCAGCATTTACCGCTGTCCTTTTAACCTGTGGTATTCCGGACAAAACCGTATTACAGGTATAAATTGCTTTATAGGTATCATTCCAGTCATTATAACCGGTATTAAACAGATTTTCCTTTTCCCAGATATACATTCTGCGCTGATTTTCACTTTCCAGTCCTGCCCATTTTTTATCGGTCAGATAATAAGCATCCGAACTGATTTCACCAGCACTGGGAGCACTGACATTCATATCAGTATGATCAAGCAGAGCCTGAAAATCCTGTAGAGTTGCCGGTACTGCCAGTTTCCGGTTTGTCTTTTCATCAAGAAATTTTTCACAACCCAGGAATCCTGCGCAGCAGCCAACCATCAGTATGACTGCTACATTTTTATATAATCTCATCATTTTCAGTTAATTTAAATTGGCCCGTATACCAAGAGAAAAAGTTTTTGAAGGCTTTAACAGATTTGGCCATTGATAATCAGGATCAAGACCATCTTTATTAGCTGCCCAGATCAACCCCAGGTTAGCTGCATTGACATAAACAGACATATTTTTAAAAGGCAGAAATCTCATCTTCTCCCGGTTCAGGTCGTAAGAGAGGTTAATGTACTGTAAACGAATATGATCTGCCTTCTCCACCAGCACTTCAGAACCCGCATAGAAATTATCTCTGAGGCTATTATTCGGATAAACCAGAGAAGGCACATGAGTACGCAGCTCATCCCCTGGATGCTGCCATCTCAGGCCATAATCGCTATGTCCGCTCCGTCCATTAATCAAGTCTCCGTAACTAACCGAGGATTTCCTGAAATAATGCCCCAGTTTATAGGTAAAATTCACCTCCAGACTAATTCCCTTATAAGAGAAAGTATTACCTAATGAACCATAAAAAACGGGGATTGCAGAACCATGATAATTCAGCTCCTCAATTTTAGTATTCGCTCCGGTCAATTCGTTGTAATCACTACTGACAACACCTTTCACATAACCTCTCGGGTTTCCATTGGCCGGATCAAGACCAGCCCACCGGTAAGAAAATATGGAATTGACCGGTTTGCCTGCCACACCTGATATCGCAGGAATCTGATTGACATATTCACGGGCCTGCTGATCTGGTAAATAATAATTAATGACCTGATCCCTGTAAAAACTTGCATTTAGTCTGCTGTTCCAGCTAAAACCACCGGTCATTATATTTAAACTGTTCAATTCCATATCCATACCATACCCTTTAGTATCTGCTGCATTTTTCAAAATCACAGACCCTACGCCACCGGTATAATCAATCAGCTTATTACCAAAAAGATTGGTCCCCCGTTTACTGAAGTATTCGATACTACCAAAGACTCTGTTTCCCTTAAACCTGAAATCAAGCCCCAGGTTAAACATCGCAGAACGTTCCCAGGTCAGTTCAGGATTATAATAATTACGAAACTGTGCCATTGGCGATGGCGTATAGGCCGAATTTCCCAGGTAAGCCATAGTGGTTACAGCTGTCATTGACGGGTCTACATTTCCACTGGTCCCATAAGTTGTCCTCAGCCTTAAATAAGGCAACGCGGTTAGCGGATAAAATCCCTCCTTACTTAACAGCCAGGATAATCCGGCAGACCATAATGGATTCCATTTATCATTTGTTTTCAGCCCAAAAAGATTGGAAGCGTCACTTCTGGCACTTGCTGATAAGGTATATTTCCCATTATAAGTATAAGAACCATTTGCATAGGCCGAAACAAACCGGTTTACATTTTCATCCAGACTTCCGATATCCTGGATATAATTTAATTCACCTGTTGTGAAATCAGGAAAAGCTGTCAGGTAATCTACATTTCCATAATTCATTAACTGATCATCATAACCGTAAAACCGGCTTTGATTGGCGCGTGTTCTTGAATCCCTGCGTTCACCACCCAGTATCATAGTCAATTCATGTTTACCCCAGTCCCTGCTGTAATTCAGTTGTCCTCTCAGGTTATGCGATTCCAGGATAGCGCCGGATAAATCCAGTACCCCTCCTTTGGGAACCTTATAAATTATTTCTTTACCGGCAGGCAGCTGTGTAAAGGAATTGATGAGATTTCTTGCAAAGTAACTATCCTTATCACTTAGATTTCTGGTTCCCGTCTGCTGTCTTTCAAACTGATACCTGATCTCAGCAGATAGTCCTTTCATCAACCTGTAACTAGCCCCTGTACTGATCAGCAGATCACTTACAGATAACTCGTCGGTTACATGCTTATAATCCTCCAGCGGATAATATTTCCAGTCCAGTAATCTCCCCCTGCCGGCAGTATCCAGATATCCAAAACGACGATCCTTCACGATAGCTACCGGATTACCCTGCTCATCAGCAAAACGCGCATAAGGGTACAGGCCCGCACCAGACCTGATCCCCCCATACACCGGTCTACCAGAACTGTTTTTACTCTGCGTATATAATACTGCAGCTGTTAATTCTAAATTCTTAACAGGACGAAGCGTTTGCTGCAGCCGCATATTAAACCTGTTATATTTTTCATCCCTGGTGGATGAATTACGATCATAAGCAGCTGATAAAATCCAGGCATGATCAGCTGACCCACCTTTTAAACTCAGCGCATATTGCTGATTCAAGCCCTGCTGATAAATATATTTACTATACTGATCCCGGATATCAATTTTGCTCAACTCAGCTTTTGCGAGATTATAGGCCTCTGCAGACAGTTCTCCTTTGTCTTTACTGATCAGCATTTCGACAATTGGCGTAAGCCCTCTTTTAGTTACAGAATTGATATCAGCCGTATATTTTCCTTTGGCGTACAGGAACTCTTCCAGTTCTATAAAATCAGCAGAAGAGGTTTGTCTGAGATAATTCAGATCAGGTTTGGTTATTATTGTAGTATTGACATTAAAGTCCATAGTAACGGGCTGCTGAAACTTACCTTTTTTTGTCGTGATTACAATTACTCCATTCCCCGCTCTGGCCCCCCAGATAGAAGTAGCCGCCGCATCCTTTAATACCGTAATATTTTCTACATCATTGGGATTAAGATTGTCCAGACTTCCTTCATATGGAAAATTATCCAGGATAATCAGGGCTCCTCCCGGTCCTCTGATCGTACCCGGACCCCGCACTACCAATTTGCCCTGGCCTGTCATTGTACCTCGGTTTGCAAACACCCCACCTGCCACAGCCTCCAACCGGCTTAACACAGTTGTACCTACCTGCTTATCCAGGGTTTTCTGACCGATGAAACTAAAAGAACCTGTGGCTCTTTCTTTTGACAGTTTCTGATAGCCGGAAGAAACGATACTGACTTCATCCAGAACCTGTTCCTCCGGTTTCAGTTCTATCAGCATAGACAACCCTGGCTGTATCCTTACTTTTTTCTTTTGATAACCTACAGATGAACATTCAATTGTATCCACACCAGGATTTAACCGGAGTACAAACAAACCATGATCATTGGTATGATCCACGATTTTTGTCCCTGTTACCCGGATGGTTGCTCCTTTTATGGGTTTTGAACTCAATACAGAGACAACCCTGCCTGTTATTTTTTGCTGTCCTTTAGCTTTAAGCGTATAAACCAGCAGCAATAATATGATGATCAGATTCCTCATAAACGCTTTAATTTTTATCCCTTAAAATGAACATGTCCAGTTCTCTTTCCTTTTCCTGCAACTCCAGACCATAAGCCTTAAGCTCTTTCTGCAAAACCGGCAGATCGGTCCAGGCTTTCAATGAAATATCTATCTTCGAAGTATAACCTGTCTCATCTACCAAAGGCATTTTGATGAAAGGCAGTTCCATCATACTAACCATCATAACTTTAACAGAAGCATTAATCAATTTTGAATCCGTTCCCCGAAAAAGTGTACGCTGAGTAGGTCCACCTTTGGTTTTTATCAGATCTGCCACACCATTACGTTTCAGCACCAAACACTTAACTTTTGTTTTCTCTATACTCCCGATATAATCTGTGTAGCGGTTTAAATCTTCAAGGACATATTCATACAGAGAGGTATTTTTAAGCTCAGGAGAATTACAGGCATAAGTGTAAAGATTTCTGTTTTCCAATCGCAATCCAATAATCCTGGAAGGATCTTTTAACCGGATAATCCTTCTGCTATCGGCGTTAATGATTCCTCTTTGAGCGAACAACCTACTAACGACAATACCATATAAATCTTCCAGTGTCAGATTCGTCATCGACAAACCTGTTTTTATCCCTGCATCATTCATTATTTCCTCAATACCACAACCCAATCCGTAATATCTATACTTAAAAAATACTGAATAATGCTGCAGCGGGTTATTTTTTAACAGCTCATTGGTCACAAATAAAGGTTTCGACGTATCCATATCAAATTTTACGGGCATGTTCCCAATATTGGCCGTACTTAAAAACCGGTCTATATTTTCTGCAGTGAGCTGCTCACCGGAAGTAACTGCAACCACTTTACCGCTTTGATCCAGCCATACATAATGAGGAATATAGATATGCGGAAATAAATCATTAAACACCTTGTCATCGGTAATTACCGGAATAACAGAAGATTTGCCTTTGTTGAATTTCTCAAGAAAAGGAAGGACGAGAGTTTTTGGCTGATGGGTAATTTTAAGCAGCTGTATTTTTTTTCCATACTGTTTTTGCAATGCTTCTGCTTTTGGAAAATCAGCAAGACAGGATGTACACCAGGTAGTCCAGAAATCAAGAATAATCAGCGGGGCTTTGAAATCTGAAAAACTGGCTTTAGTGGTTTTATAGTTATAAATATTGGTTACCGCGACATCAGGAATGGTTTCCCCGATGCTGACCGGTTTAACCGGGTTACCTGGTGGTTGAGACTGAGCAATCGCATTAAAAAAAAGGCAAAGCGAAGCCATAGCGATTATTGAGATCGTTTTTTTCATGTTTATCGGTTAGTTATTATTAAAAATTTAGTCAATGCAGATGCTTACAAAATGATTGACCCTTACTCCAAAAATGTGTCAGGTAAACGGATTTAGGATTTTTGTATTGAGCAATACATGACGGCTACAGCCGTCCGGGAAGAATAAGAAAATAAGCCTGATGTCTTCTGTTCAAAATTCAACATTATAGGAAACATGCTCGTTTCCACATACATAGAATAAAGAAAACAACGTATGAGATAAATAAAGTATAAAGATACTAATCTGAATTCAAAATAACAACTATTTCATTAATCATGAGGACAGATTTATCTCTCTTTTTGAATTATGATGGAAGAGAATGAACAACTCAGAGCAGAACTGGTTGGCAGACAGATTACATCACTGCTTAGCCAGACAGGCATCAGTATTGCCGGATTAGCCAGTGCAACAGATCTTTCTGTAAATCACCTCCGCACAATTAAAAACGGCAAAGCCTCTATTTCCAGTAAAACTGCCGGTAAAATTGCCGATTTCTTTGAACTGGAACTCAGTGTGATTTTTTCACCCAAACTCATTAAACTAAAAAAATGGGAGCATATAGAAACGATCAGAAAGTTTTACAGTGATAATGTCAACAACACCCAGTTTTTCATTGCCCGTCAGGCAGAAAAAAGTGTAGCGTATTTCCTGAAAACCGAACTGATCCCATCCTCCTTTTTTGAAGAGAAAAGAGAAGTCAATGATGTTCAGGATTATATCAAAAAAGAATATAAACGGGGTTTTACCAGTAAAGAGCTTTCCAGACAACTCAACCGTCTGGCAGACTCCGGTGTACTGTCCAAAGAGGACAAGACTGGAAACAAAAGCATCTATCTGTACCACCGCAAGTCCAAAAAAGACCAACTCCAATCTGATTGCTAAGCAGTTATCTTTTTTAAAACCGCTACAGCAAATTCAATATCTGTTTCACTGAGAGAAGCAAACCCAAATCTCAGCCCGTTATGTTTTAAACTATTCCCCTTATGCCAGGCGCTGCCTGTAAGCCTTAACCCCATCTCAGAAGCCTTACTGATTATTTTAGCCACAGGAAAATCTTCTTTAAATCTCAGCCAGAGTGCCATTCCTCCCTGCGGTTTAGTTAAATCAATACAGTTACTTAACTCACTGCTGATTAAACCGACACCGTAATCACAACGGGCTCCATATAACTTATTCGCTTTTTTGATATGTCTGGAAAATTCGCCGCTGCTGATCATCGCACCTATTGCTCCTTCCATTAACACATCAGTTCTTAAATCAATCAATGATTTCAATTTGACGGCACTGTATAAAAAATCAGCAGTTGAAATCATATACCCCAGTCTGAAAGGAGCGCCAAGAACTTTAGTTAATGAACCTATGTAAATTACATTTCCATCATGTTCACCACTTGCCAGAGGCAAATATGGGCTATACTGGTATTGAAAGTCATAATCATAGTCATCTTCTATTACTGCCAGCTGATAAGTTCTGATCAGTTCCAGTAATTTTGTCCTTCTTGCTGAACTTAAAGTCACTGTAGTCGGGTGATGATGATGAGGAATAATATATAAAAGTTTTATCTTTTTAGTCTTCAGTACAGTTTCTACTGCAGCTATATCCATACCATCATTATCTACCGGAACACGAATCAATTCTGCACCCAGCTGCCTGAAAGCAGCATCAGCTATCGCATAACCCGGATCACTGACCAACACCTGATCACCAGGTTTAAGGATCAGTGCGGCAGCAATATAAATAGCCATCTGTGCCCCCCTGGTGATCATTAAATTCTCCGGTCTGATATTCAGTCCCCTGGTTTCGTTCAGAAAAGAATGCAGGGCTTCTTTAAAAGAAGCACTCCCTCCTACATCCCAGCTCGCTGCAGATTTTTTAAGCACATTGTGCCCAAGTAATTTTCGGTATTCCTTTAAAACTTTTTCAATCGGAAAGATAGCTGTTTCCGGAAAACCATCATTCACGATCAGTTTAAAACCAGGAGAAATCACAGGCAATGACGGGATGTGATCAAGCCTGTCAAATAAAAAATCAGCACTGCCCTGATAACCTGTCAGAGAATTATTATTCGTGTAAGATCTTGGTTTAATAATCGGCAGAAGTGCAGAAATCCGGTACCCCTTTCTTTGCTCACTTTCTACCCAGTCTTCTGCAATCAGATCATTATAAGCTGCCATTACCGTTTTGCGGTGAAGCCCCAGATCAGCTGCAAGAGAACGGGTACTGGGCAACTCCATTTCGGGTAGTAAAATTCCCTTTTGTATCAATAATACTAATTGTGAGGCGATCTGTCTGAATACTGCAGTTGAACTGTTCTTATCAATCAGTAATAAATTTTTGAATGGAAGCATAGGTCGCTAAATTAAGATTTTATCATCTAAACATCACATTTATCTGGTCCATTCAATTAGACAAAACTGGCCCCCCTGAGAATAACCACCCTGCAGTAATTTTGCACTCAATAAAGACAAAAACAGCAAACAAACAATTGAATATCAGCAAAATATAACCATGGATGATCAAAAAACAACAGGTATACGACTTATTAATGAGCATGGAGACAAAAGATTACACTGCCTTAAATGTGATTCATCCCACGCGTTTCATACAACACAATCTGCAGATAGAAGATGGACTGGAAGGAATGACCAGGCAATTACAGAATTCACCGGATGGAATAAAGGTCTGTGTTCAACGGATTTTCAGAGATGGGGATTATGTATTTGCCCATGTGGAAACCATACTGGAAAAGGCTCAGATAAGTTTTAACGTTTTCAGATTTGATCAGGATAAAATTGTAGAGCACTGGGATAATATTCAGGAAAAACAACCGCTCAATCTGGCCGGACGTTCTATGATTGACGGAGAAACAGTGAGCAGAGACCTGCATAAAACTGAACAAAATAAAGCTCTGGCCAGTCAGCTGCAGACCGATATTTTTTTACATGGCCGGGCAGATCAATTGGCCTCCTATTTTGATGGAGATGCTTATATCCAGCATAACCCCTGGTTATCAGATGAAATAGGTTCCATAAAAAAAGTGATCAGTGAATGGGTCAGTGCAGAAAAAATTATGGAGTATCAAACTGTACATCAGGTATTAGGCGAAGGAAACTTTGTCTTACTCATGAGTGAAGGATATTTCCACGGAGCACATACCTCCTTTTATGATGTTCAGAATTGAGCGGGACAAGATTGCTGAGCATTGGGATAATTTCGAAACTATCATTCCAAAAGCGGCAAGAAAAAACAACCACAACAAATTTTAACACACCATTATAAAATGAAGAAATTATTAATTATCAATGCGAGTCCCAGAGGCAGCAGATCAAATAGCAGAAGCCTGACAGAGCTGTTTTTGAAACAGTGGAAACAAAACAGACCATTTGCCGGGGTTCAATATCGTGAAGTTGGTCAGCAGGCGATTCCTCATGTATCTGAATTATGGATAGCCGGAGCGTTTAAACCTGCTGATTTACGCACCAGCGAAGAAATTGATGCACTTAAACTCAGTGATCAGCTGATTGCAGAACTAAAAAATGCAGATGTGATAGTTTTAGGAACTCCAATGTACAACTGGTCTATCCCAAGTGCGCTTAAAGCTTATCTCGATCAGGTGATCCGCGTTAACGAAACGATTACGATCAATGGTAAAAATCCTGAAAATCCTTATACCGGGTTATTAAAGAATAAATCGCTGTACCTGTTACTGAGCAGAGGTAACGGAGGTTATGGCAAAGGAGAATATTATGAACATATGAATTTTCAGAGCGGCTATCTTAAAACAGTATTTAATATTATGGGGATCAGTGATATTCATGAAATAGCTTTAAACGGAGAAGCTTTTGGCGGATTGCAGTTTGAACAATCAATCAGAGAAGTACATGCAGCAATTGATCAGGTAACCAGCAATCCATAGCATCATGAAAAAGAAATTAGTAATCATAGGCGGAGGCTTTGCCGGATTCTGGAGTGCCATGAGCGCAGTTCGCCAGAGTCGTGAAATCAATAGGGAAAATGAGCTCGAAATCATATTAATCAATCCGGATAACTATATGACCATACGTCCGAGGTTATATGAGGTTTCGTTAGAAGGTTTAAGGGTTCCCTTAGACAAATATTTTATCCCTCTGGGAATCAAACAGGTATCAGGCAAAGCCGAAATCATAGATCCTGAAGTCAGAATAGTTACGGTCTCTACAGATCAGGGCGTGCACAGGTATGGTTATGATTATTTAATTCTCGCCTCGGGCAGTCAGCTCAAAGGAATGAATATTCCTGGTTTTCAATACACCTTTAATCTGGATACTTACCAGAATGCCCAAAGACTGGAAGACCATCTCATCCGTCTGGCAAAAGCCGATTTTTCAGGCGATGGTGCCAGAACTTTTGTGATCGCGGGCGCCGGTTTAACCGGACTTGAAGCAGCAACATCCATTGAAGAAAAAGCAAATCTGCTCCGGAAAAAATATGCCGGCTCTGGTGCGGATTTCAAAGTGATACTCCTGGAGAAGGAAAAAGAAATTGCCGGGATGTATGCTAAAGATGCACAGACTTATATCGTCAGCACGCTGCAGCATAAAAACATAACCACCATGACGGGAACTTACGTCAAAGAAATAAACCAGGATCAGATTATTTTGAAAGATGGTACTGCAATCCAGACACAAACCGTAATCTGGTGCGCAGGTATGGTAGCCAGTTCACTAACCAGTTTTCTCAATGGAAAAAGAGATGCCTCGGGCAGATTAATGGTTGATCAGTTTTTAAAATTAGCCGGACATCCTGAAGTCATTGTTGCCGGAGATGTCGCCAGTGTTCCTGTAGATACAGACGGTCATATTTCTTTAATGGCCTGTCAGTTCTCTATAGATTTAGGAAAATGGGCCGGCCATAACGCCGTTAATGATTTGTTTTCGCTACCGCTTAAAGCTTATATGAATGAAAGTTATGTGACCTGTCTTGATCTTGGACAAAACGACGGCCTGTTTACCACAGGCTGGGAACGGAAGCTGTTATATCAGGGAGCAGAAGGCAAAAGTATCAAAACCAGAATCACCCGGGAACTTATCTATCCGGGCGAAGTAGAAGAAACCGTTAAGGCATCTTCGCCAGAAAGACCAGTAAAAGTTTAAGGAGTGTAAGTGGTCGGTGTTGGTATAGGGTTGGTATACCCCTGGGGTATACCAACCCTATACCAACACCGACCACAATACATCCCGTCACAGCGCTCCGTCGCATCTCCATATAATTTGTTCTACTCCTGAAATTTATTTACAATTTTCTCCATTCTGCTTTTGCAGCACCCAGTATTTCACCCTTATTTTTATCCTGGAGCAGCCCCAGTATTTCAAAATCAGCCGTGTGCAGATCTTTTGGTACTGCAACAGTGACAACCCCATCCCCTTTTTCGCTTAGCGGATAAGTTTGCAGTTTACGCACAATCTGTACATGCGAGAGGGTATGCCCTGCATTTTCACCACCTTCTACTTTACTTACCGCACTTTTCTGTACAACTGCAACAGCTAAAACACTTCCTTTTAATCTCCCCGTTGCCTGATAATGTACATTAAGCCCGTCTTTGCCCTGATATGCCTCCAGTTTCAATGCCGAAGCCGGGCCTTCGGCCAGTCCGGCCGATATGGCATTGCGGATCGCAAATTCTTCAGATCCCACAAATTCAGCTTTACCGTTTATAACAACCTGCGGCGTATAAATCTGTGGTTTATCAAGCCAGTGACCATATTGCACCTGTCTTTTGGAATAATCCGCCTGACTAAAAACATCTTTCCAGCCCTGTCTGTCCCAGTAATCAACATGGTAAGCCAGTAAATAGACTTCTTTACCCTGCTGGTCTTTTTGTAACTCAGCCAATAATTCATCTGCAGGCGGACAGCTTGAACAACCTTCTGAAGTGAACAACTCCAATACGGCAAACCCTTTTCCTTCATTTTTTTGAATTGCATTATCACGCTGTCCGCATGCAGTGAGAGATAGTATACTAAGCATAAGACAGATG
This portion of the Pedobacter lusitanus genome encodes:
- a CDS encoding NAD(P)/FAD-dependent oxidoreductase, with translation MKKKLVIIGGGFAGFWSAMSAVRQSREINRENELEIILINPDNYMTIRPRLYEVSLEGLRVPLDKYFIPLGIKQVSGKAEIIDPEVRIVTVSTDQGVHRYGYDYLILASGSQLKGMNIPGFQYTFNLDTYQNAQRLEDHLIRLAKADFSGDGARTFVIAGAGLTGLEAATSIEEKANLLRKKYAGSGADFKVILLEKEKEIAGMYAKDAQTYIVSTLQHKNITTMTGTYVKEINQDQIILKDGTAIQTQTVIWCAGMVASSLTSFLNGKRDASGRLMVDQFLKLAGHPEVIVAGDVASVPVDTDGHISLMACQFSIDLGKWAGHNAVNDLFSLPLKAYMNESYVTCLDLGQNDGLFTTGWERKLLYQGAEGKSIKTRITRELIYPGEVEETVKASSPERPVKV
- a CDS encoding TlpA family protein disulfide reductase, which produces MKKTISIIAMASLCLFFNAIAQSQPPGNPVKPVSIGETIPDVAVTNIYNYKTTKASFSDFKAPLIILDFWTTWCTSCLADFPKAEALQKQYGKKIQLLKITHQPKTLVLPFLEKFNKGKSSVIPVITDDKVFNDLFPHIYIPHYVWLDQSGKVVAVTSGEQLTAENIDRFLSTANIGNMPVKFDMDTSKPLFVTNELLKNNPLQHYSVFFKYRYYGLGCGIEEIMNDAGIKTGLSMTNLTLEDLYGIVVSRLFAQRGIINADSRRIIRLKDPSRIIGLRLENRNLYTYACNSPELKNTSLYEYVLEDLNRYTDYIGSIEKTKVKCLVLKRNGVADLIKTKGGPTQRTLFRGTDSKLINASVKVMMVSMMELPFIKMPLVDETGYTSKIDISLKAWTDLPVLQKELKAYGLELQEKERELDMFILRDKN
- a CDS encoding PLP-dependent aminotransferase family protein, encoding MLPFKNLLLIDKNSSTAVFRQIASQLVLLIQKGILLPEMELPSTRSLAADLGLHRKTVMAAYNDLIAEDWVESEQRKGYRISALLPIIKPRSYTNNNSLTGYQGSADFLFDRLDHIPSLPVISPGFKLIVNDGFPETAIFPIEKVLKEYRKLLGHNVLKKSAASWDVGGSASFKEALHSFLNETRGLNIRPENLMITRGAQMAIYIAAALILKPGDQVLVSDPGYAIADAAFRQLGAELIRVPVDNDGMDIAAVETVLKTKKIKLLYIIPHHHHPTTVTLSSARRTKLLELIRTYQLAVIEDDYDYDFQYQYSPYLPLASGEHDGNVIYIGSLTKVLGAPFRLGYMISTADFLYSAVKLKSLIDLRTDVLMEGAIGAMISSGEFSRHIKKANKLYGARCDYGVGLISSELSNCIDLTKPQGGMALWLRFKEDFPVAKIISKASEMGLRLTGSAWHKGNSLKHNGLRFGFASLSETDIEFAVAVLKKITA
- a CDS encoding nuclear transport factor 2 family protein; the encoded protein is MIKKQQVYDLLMSMETKDYTALNVIHPTRFIQHNLQIEDGLEGMTRQLQNSPDGIKVCVQRIFRDGDYVFAHVETILEKAQISFNVFRFDQDKIVEHWDNIQEKQPLNLAGRSMIDGETVSRDLHKTEQNKALASQLQTDIFLHGRADQLASYFDGDAYIQHNPWLSDEIGSIKKVISEWVSAEKIMEYQTVHQVLGEGNFVLLMSEGYFHGAHTSFYDVQN
- a CDS encoding SusC/RagA family TonB-linked outer membrane protein, whose amino-acid sequence is MRNLIIILLLLVYTLKAKGQQKITGRVVSVLSSKPIKGATIRVTGTKIVDHTNDHGLFVLRLNPGVDTIECSSVGYQKKKVRIQPGLSMLIELKPEEQVLDEVSIVSSGYQKLSKERATGSFSFIGQKTLDKQVGTTVLSRLEAVAGGVFANRGTMTGQGKLVVRGPGTIRGPGGALIILDNFPYEGSLDNLNPNDVENITVLKDAAATSIWGARAGNGVIVITTKKGKFQQPVTMDFNVNTTIITKPDLNYLRQTSSADFIELEEFLYAKGKYTADINSVTKRGLTPIVEMLISKDKGELSAEAYNLAKAELSKIDIRDQYSKYIYQQGLNQQYALSLKGGSADHAWILSAAYDRNSSTRDEKYNRFNMRLQQTLRPVKNLELTAAVLYTQSKNSSGRPVYGGIRSGAGLYPYARFADEQGNPVAIVKDRRFGYLDTAGRGRLLDWKYYPLEDYKHVTDELSVSDLLISTGASYRLMKGLSAEIRYQFERQQTGTRNLSDKDSYFARNLINSFTQLPAGKEIIYKVPKGGVLDLSGAILESHNLRGQLNYSRDWGKHELTMILGGERRDSRTRANQSRFYGYDDQLMNYGNVDYLTAFPDFTTGELNYIQDIGSLDENVNRFVSAYANGSYTYNGKYTLSASARSDASNLFGLKTNDKWNPLWSAGLSWLLSKEGFYPLTALPYLRLRTTYGTSGNVDPSMTAVTTMAYLGNSAYTPSPMAQFRNYYNPELTWERSAMFNLGLDFRFKGNRVFGSIEYFSKRGTNLFGNKLIDYTGGVGSVILKNAADTKGYGMDMELNSLNIMTGGFSWNSRLNASFYRDQVINYYLPDQQAREYVNQIPAISGVAGKPVNSIFSYRWAGLDPANGNPRGYVKGVVSSDYNELTGANTKIEELNYHGSAIPVFYGSLGNTFSYKGISLEVNFTYKLGHYFRKSSVSYGDLINGRSGHSDYGLRWQHPGDELRTHVPSLVYPNNSLRDNFYAGSEVLVEKADHIRLQYINLSYDLNREKMRFLPFKNMSVYVNAANLGLIWAANKDGLDPDYQWPNLLKPSKTFSLGIRANLN
- a CDS encoding helix-turn-helix domain-containing protein, whose translation is MMEENEQLRAELVGRQITSLLSQTGISIAGLASATDLSVNHLRTIKNGKASISSKTAGKIADFFELELSVIFSPKLIKLKKWEHIETIRKFYSDNVNNTQFFIARQAEKSVAYFLKTELIPSSFFEEKREVNDVQDYIKKEYKRGFTSKELSRQLNRLADSGVLSKEDKTGNKSIYLYHRKSKKDQLQSDC
- a CDS encoding RagB/SusD family nutrient uptake outer membrane protein; its protein translation is MMRLYKNVAVILMVGCCAGFLGCEKFLDEKTNRKLAVPATLQDFQALLDHTDMNVSAPSAGEISSDAYYLTDKKWAGLESENQRRMYIWEKENLFNTGYNDWNDTYKAIYTCNTVLSGIPQVKRTAVNAAEWDNVKGQALYCRGNNYLDAVIVWSLAYDQTTASIDLGLPLRLNTDFNEVSVRSSVRQTYEQIIQDIKGSIHLLPLVPLSKFRPSRAAAYGLLARTYLSMRDYENAGQYADSCLALNENLLDYNTLKFTGNYPIVAANNTEALYFRFMSFSNIIYNNLPIVTPEIYNSYAPDDLRKQAFFKKNTDNTFWFRGSYGGNYGLFCGIATNEIFLIKSECLARMGKVTESMNILNKLLVKRWSNKATYMPYTASGTDDALKVVLAERRKELVMNSLRWMDIKRLNKEGASIKLTRNLNGKVYELAANDLRFALPIPEDVIALSGMIQNRR
- a CDS encoding DUF1223 domain-containing protein; the encoded protein is MKTIKISGFTICLMLSILSLTACGQRDNAIQKNEGKGFAVLELFTSEGCSSCPPADELLAELQKDQQGKEVYLLAYHVDYWDRQGWKDVFSQADYSKRQVQYGHWLDKPQIYTPQVVINGKAEFVGSEEFAIRNAISAGLAEGPASALKLEAYQGKDGLNVHYQATGRLKGSVLAVAVVQKSAVSKVEGGENAGHTLSHVQIVRKLQTYPLSEKGDGVVTVAVPKDLHTADFEILGLLQDKNKGEILGAAKAEWRKL
- a CDS encoding FMN-dependent NADH-azoreductase, which encodes MKKLLIINASPRGSRSNSRSLTELFLKQWKQNRPFAGVQYREVGQQAIPHVSELWIAGAFKPADLRTSEEIDALKLSDQLIAELKNADVIVLGTPMYNWSIPSALKAYLDQVIRVNETITINGKNPENPYTGLLKNKSLYLLLSRGNGGYGKGEYYEHMNFQSGYLKTVFNIMGISDIHEIALNGEAFGGLQFEQSIREVHAAIDQVTSNP